AGAGATGGTGCTCGAAGACCGCGACGAGTACACCGCCGAGAACGTCTTCTGGGTGCCTCTCGAGGCGCGGTGGGAGCACCTCAAGGCGCACGCCTTCCGCCCCGAGATCGGGACGCTCGTGGACGATGCGATGGTGGCGATCGAGGACGCCAACCCGCAACTCCGGGGGGCGCTGCCGAAGATCTTCGCCCGGCCCGCGCTCGACAAGGAGAACCTCGGCAAGCTCATCGTTCGGTTCTCGGAGTTGGGCCTGGGCAGCCGTGAGCACCGCGACACCGACGTGCTCGGGCGCGTCTACGAATACTTCCTCGGGCGCTTCGCCTCGGCCGAGGGCAAGGGCGGCGGCGAGTTCTACACGCCCCGCTCCGTCGTGCGCCTGCTCGTCGAGATGCTCGAACCCTACGAGGGCCGCGTCTACGACCCGTGCTGCGGCTCCGGCGGCCTGTTCGTGCAGTCCCTCGCCTTCATCGAGGCGCACGACGGGCGGCGCGACCAGGTCTCGGTCTACGGCCAGGAGTCCAACCCGACGACGTGGCGGCTGGCGCGCATGAACCTCGCCATCCGCGGCATCGAGGCCCACCTCGGGCACAAGCACGCCGACACCTTCCGCGAAGACCTCCACCCCGACCTCCGCGCCGACGTCGTCCTCGCCAACCCGCCGTTCAACATCAGCCAGTGGCACGGCGAGAAGCTCCGCGACGACGTGCGCTGGCGCTTCGGCGCGCCGCCGGTGGGTAACGCCAACTACGCCTGGATGCAGCACATCCTGCACCACCTCACCGCCACCGGCACGGCGGGCTTCGTGATGGCGAACGGCTCGCTCTCGACCTCGACCGGAGGCGAGGGGGCCATCCGCCGGAAGATGGTCGAGGCCGATGTCGTGGACTGCATCGTGGCGCTGCCGCCGCAGCTTTTTTACCAGACGCAGATCCCCGTCTCCCTCTGGTTCCTCACCAAGCACAAAGGACGGCTGGAGCGGACCGGCCGCCCCGCGCTCCGCGACCGCACCGGCGAGGTGCTCTTCATCGACGCCCGCGAGATGGGGACGATGGAGACGCGCGTCCACCGCATCCTGACCGGCGAGGACGACGCCCGACCGGGGCCGGAGACCGACATCGGGCGGATCGCGGCGACCTACCACGCCTGGCGCAACGCCGACGGCGACTACGCCGACGTGCCCGGCTTCTGCAAGAGCGCGGGGCGAGACGAGATCGAGCGCAACCGGTTCGTGCTCACGCCGGGGCGCTACGTGGGCGTGGCGACGGTGGAGCGGGAGGGCGAACCGGTGGGCGAGGCGATCCAGCGGCTGATCGGCGAGGTCCGCGAGCAACTAGCCGAAGCGCGAGAGATGGACCCGACAATCGAGAACGTACTTAGCCTGCTTGAGGATGCCTGATCTTCCCGAAGGCTGGTCAGAGTCCGCCCTCGGCGATGTCGTTACGCTGAAGCGTGGATACGATCTCCCCAAGCGCTCCCGTCGCGAGGGACCGGTCCCTGTAATTTCGTCTTCGGGGTATTCGGGAAATCACAACGAGGCGAAGGTCGATGCCCCCGGGGTCGTTACTGGGCGATATGGTACAATCGGCGAGGTCTACTACATCGAAGAGAATTTCTGGCCCCTCAACACGGCGCTCTATGTCCGATCCTTTCATGGAAACGATCCGCTGTTCATTTCCTACTTTTTGCGGACTCTGAACTTTGAAGCGTACACGGACAAGGCGGCAGTTCCCGGCATCAACCGAAATCACTTGCACCAGGAGCGCGTCGTTATTCCTGAGCCGGAGGAGCAGCAACGGATCGCCTCTGTGCTCCGGCTGCTCGACGACCGGATTGCGCTGAACCGGCGGATGAACCGGACGCTGGAGGCGCTCGCAGCTTCGCTCTTCCGCCAGCGCTTCGTGGCCTTCGAGGGGCAGGGGCCGCTCGTGGACTCCGGCACGCCGCTCAGAGCCATCCCGGAGGGGTGGGTGGTCCGGCCCATCGGGGACGTACTCAAAACGGTCGGCGGCTCCACGCCGAGTACCAAGGTGGCTGAGTTCTGGGATGGAGGTTCCGTTCACTGGACCACACCCAAAGACCTCTCTTCGCTGGATACTCCGGTCTTGCTCGACACCGCTCGCCAGATCACCGAGGCAGGGCTTGCCAAGATCAGTTCTGGCTTACTTCCAGCGGGAACGGTGTTGATGTCCTCCCGCGCTCCCGTCGGCTACCTCGCCATCGCAGAGATTCCTGTTGCCGTCAACCAGGGCTATATCGCCTTCCCGCCATCCGACGAGTTCAGCAACCTTTTCATTCTCTTCTGGCTCCGCGCCAACATGGACCGGATCGTCGGGCGCGCAGGCGGAACTACGTTCAAGGAAATCAGCAAGCGAGGCTTTCGTCCTATGCTCATGGCCGTCCCACCGGCTGAGCTACGTGCTGAGTTTGAAACCGTGGCTCGCCCGCTCTACGACCGAATCGTAGCGAATGAGAAGCAGAGCCGGACACTGGCGGCGCTGCGGGACGAGCTGCTGCCGGAGCTGATCTCGGGTCGCCTCCGCGTACCCGAGACACTGGACGACCTCATTTGATCTCGAAACACGGCCTCATCGATGCCTACTCAGAAAACCCACGTCCGCATTTTCGCGGCCTCTCCCGGCGATGTCACCGCCGAGCGCGATGCCCTCGATGAGGTCGCCGCCGACCTCAGCCACAGCCTCGACGGCGTCCATGTCGAGGTACTCCGGTGGGAGCGCGATACCTACCCCGCGATGGGCCGCGCGCAGGGCCTCGTCTTCGACCAGATGGGCGAAGACTTTGACATCCTCGTCGGCATCATGTGGAAGCGATTCGGGAGTCCCACCGGCGAGGCCGAGTCCGGTACCGAGGAGGAGTTCGACCGCGCCTACGCACGGTGGCAGCAGACGGGCCAACCGCCGATCTTGTTCTACTTCTGCGAGCGTCCCTTCTTCCCGCGCACCGACCGCGAGGTAGAGCAGTTCCAGAAGGTGCAGGCCTTCCGCCAGCGGCTCGAAGGCTCCGGCCTCATCGGCACGTACGAGGCTGTAGACGACTTCAAGAGGAAGGTCCGCCGCGCGCTCGACGCCACGATCCGCCGCGATGTGCTCGGCAAAGTTCCGGCGCAAAGCACGGACGCTTCCGCAGAGCAGACAGCCCCTACTCTGCCGGACGCCGACACCCACGAGCCTGTACCGTCTCGTTTCGGTGACATCCCGATGCCGCGCCGCCGGGCACGCGCCACCGACCTCGACAAGCACCGCTTCGTCCGCGACGGCTTCAGCACCATCGTCTCCTATTTCGAGGATGCCGGCGACCGCCTACGTCAGTCTGACCCGGCACTCGACGTAGACCTTGAGACCGAGTCCTCGCGCGCCTTCCGTGCGACCGTATTCGAGAACGGCCAGGCACGCAGCCGCTGCCGCATCTGGATTTCCGACTCGATGGGAGCAGAACAAATCGCCTATCTCGAAGGCGGGCGGGGCGGGGGATTTTCCAACAACTCGATGAATGACTACGTCAACGTGGCGGAGACCGATGGCGGCCTTGCGTTCGCGCTGTCCGGGATGGACTTCTCGACGCAGCCTGGACAGGTCGTGGATGCAGAGGGCGCAGCCCGGCATTTCTGGACCCGATTCACCCGGCCGCTCGACGACGCTTCGCGTTCGCCGTGGGGATGATCTTTCGATTCTTCGATGCTGTGTGCCGACGCGCTGTGTCGGAGTAAACCTTGCCCTGCGCACCCATAAGGCAGCATTACAAGTTTCCGGTCGTTACTCCGACATTTCCGGGTCGGAGTAAAATGTCGGAGTAAACCGCCTATCCATGAGCCAACGTGTTACCGAGAACACGGTCGAAGAGGCCGCCATCGCCTACTTCGCCGGGGAAACGAAGGCCGCCGGGCAGACGCTCGAAGGACTCGGCTACGCCTACCAGCCCGGCCTCGCCGTCGAGGACGAGCGCGGCGGGCCGGCGGGCGTTGTCCTCGAACGCCGCTTCCGCGCGGCGCTGCAACGCCTCAACCCCGACCTCTCGTCCGACACCCTCGACCTCGCCGCGCGCGAAGTCCTCCAGCCGCAGTCGGCCGCGCTCGACGAGGCCAACCGCCGGTTCACGCGCCAGCTCCAGCGCGGCGTCGAGGTCGAGGTCCGCACCGAGCACGGTACGCGCGGGGCCCGCGTCCGCCTCGTGGACTACGACAACGCAGAGGCCAACGACTGGCTCGTCGTCAACCAGCTCACGGTCGAGGAGCAGACGGCCAACCGCAACGTCCGCCGCCCGGACCTCGTGGTCTACCTCAACGGCCTGCCCGTGGCCGTGGCCGAACTCAAGAACGTCGCCGGGAGCAAGACCGAGCTGGCCGACGCGTGGCAGCAGTTCGAGACCTACAAAGACCAGATCCCGAGCCTGTTCGTCTACAACGTCGCGCTCGTGCTCTCGGACGGGCGGCAGGCGCACGTCGGCAGCCTGACCGCGCCGCTGCGCCGGTTCGGGCCGTGGCGCACGATGCCCGACGGGAGCGTCGCCCCCGAGGCTGCGCCCGCGCTCCGCACGCTCGTCGAGGGCTTCTTCGCGCCCGCCGCGTTCCTCGACGTAGCTCGCCACTTCCAGGTCTGGGAGACCGACCCCGACTCGGGCCGCCTCGTCAAAAAGCTCGCCGCCGACCACCAGCGCCGCGCCGTCAACCGGGCGCTCGGGGAGATCAAGACCGCCATCGCCGAAGACTCCGCCCGCGGCGGCGTGGTGTGGCACACGCAAGGCTCCGGCAAGAGCGTCTCGATGGCCTTCCTCGCCGCCAAAGCCCTCGTCACCCCATCGCTCAAGACGCCCACCGTCCTCGTCCTCACCGACCGGACGGCGCTCGACGACCAGCTCTTCGGGCAGTTCGCCGCCGTGCGCGACCTCCTCCCGGCCCCCGAGCAGGCCGAGACCCGCGAGCACCTCCGCGACTTGCTCGCCACCCGCGCCGGCGGCATCGTCTTCTCGACGCTGCAGAAGTTCGGCACCCGCAAGGACGAGGCGATGCCCGTGCTCACCGAGCGCCGCAACGTCATCGTCCTCGCCGACGAGGCCCACCGCAGCCACTACGACTTCACCGACGGCCTCGCCCGAAACCTCCGCGACGCCCTGCCCCACGCCACGTTCGTCGGCTTCACCGGCACGCCCCTCGAACTCAGCGACCGCTCCACCTCGAACGTCTTCGGCGACTACGTGGACACCTACACGATCTCCGAGGCCATCGCCGACGACGTGATCGTACCGCTCTCGTACGAGAACCGCCTCGCCACGCTCGACCTCCCCGAGGAGGCTGAGTCGTTCCTTGACGAGGGCTTCGAGGAGGTGACCGAAGACCAGGAAATCTTCGACGTGGCGCGCATCCAGCGCAAGTGGAAGCAGCTCGAAGCGGTGGTCGGGCTGCCCGCTCGGCTCCGCGTCGTGGCGAAGGACATCGTCGCGCACTACGAGCGGCGGATCGAGACGCTCGAAGGCAAGGCGATGGTCGTCGGGATGAGCCGCCGCATCTGCGCCGAGCTGTACCGCGAGATCGTCAAGCTCCGCCCGGAATGGCACTCGGACAAGGACGAGGAGGGGCAGATCAAAGTCGTCATCACCGGCTCGGCCAGCGACGAGGCGCTCATCGCGCAGCACGTCCGCTCAAAGGCGCGGCGGGCGGTCATCGAGAAGCGGTTCAAGGAACCCATCGGCGAGGTCGAGCGCCGCAACGCCGAGGCCCGGCAGCAGGCAGAAGAACTGGGTCAGCCCCCGCCCGCCCCCGAGGTCCCGCTGCGTCTCGTGATCGTGCGCGACATGTGGCTGACCGGCTTCGACGTGCCGAGCGCCCACACGCTCTACGTCGACAAGCCGATGCAGGGTCACTCGCTGATGCAGGCCATCGCCCGCGTCAACCGCGTCTTCGCCGACAAGCCCGGCGGTCTCATCGTGGACTACATCGGGCTGGCCGACCCGCTCCGCAAAGCCGTCGAGACCTACAGCCGCTACAACGACCAGCCCACCCTCCCCATCGACGAGGCGCTCGGCGCGCTCCGCACCGCCGTCGGGCGCGTGCGCGACCTCTTCCACGGGTTCGACCTCCGCGACCGCTACGTTGAAGGCGGCCAGACCGAGCGCGTCGAGGTCTACAACGAAGCCCTCGACCACCTCTTCGGGCTCGGTACCGCCACCGACGAGCGGGGACGCGAGCGCACCGGCCCCGAGCGGTACCACGACGCGATGGCGAGCCTCCGCAAGGCCGCCGGACTAGCCCTTCACCTCGAAGCCGCCCGCGACCTCCGCGACGAGATCGCCCTCTACGAGCAGCTCCAGCAGAGCGTCCGCAAGCAGAAGAAAACGGGCGGCGCAGGGGCTTCGGACAAGCGCGCTGTCGACTTCGCGCTGCGCCGCCTCGTCTCGGCCTCCGTCCACACCGACGAGGTCGTCGACCTGTTCGAGATGGCCGGGCTCGAACATCCCGACCTCTCTATTCTGTCGGATGCGTTTCTGGAGCGGGTCCGCGCCGTCCCGCACGAGAACTTGCAGCGGGAGTTGTTGGAGCGAATCGTACGCGACCAGATCCGCAGCCAGCGCCGCCAGAACGTGGTCCAGGCCGACCGGTTCTCGGAGGCCCTCAAGGCCACGCTCAACCGCTACCACAACCGCTCGCTGGAGACGGCGCAGGTCATCGCCGAGTTGATCGAGCTAGCCAAGACGATCCGCGCACTCCCCGACCGGGCGGCTGAACTGGGCCTCACGAACGACGAGCTTGCCTTCTACGACGCCCTCGCGGCTCAGGACGGCGTCACCGA
This DNA window, taken from Bacteroidota bacterium, encodes the following:
- a CDS encoding class I SAM-dependent DNA methyltransferase codes for the protein MSPPSTGPALGFESVLWDAADLLRSNLDPAEYKHVVLGLLFLKYVSDAFTERRDELAAAVADPHSEYFVPEAEREAELEMVLEDRDEYTAENVFWVPLEARWEHLKAHAFRPEIGTLVDDAMVAIEDANPQLRGALPKIFARPALDKENLGKLIVRFSELGLGSREHRDTDVLGRVYEYFLGRFASAEGKGGGEFYTPRSVVRLLVEMLEPYEGRVYDPCCGSGGLFVQSLAFIEAHDGRRDQVSVYGQESNPTTWRLARMNLAIRGIEAHLGHKHADTFREDLHPDLRADVVLANPPFNISQWHGEKLRDDVRWRFGAPPVGNANYAWMQHILHHLTATGTAGFVMANGSLSTSTGGEGAIRRKMVEADVVDCIVALPPQLFYQTQIPVSLWFLTKHKGRLERTGRPALRDRTGEVLFIDAREMGTMETRVHRILTGEDDARPGPETDIGRIAATYHAWRNADGDYADVPGFCKSAGRDEIERNRFVLTPGRYVGVATVEREGEPVGEAIQRLIGEVREQLAEAREMDPTIENVLSLLEDA
- a CDS encoding restriction endonuclease subunit S; the encoded protein is MPDLPEGWSESALGDVVTLKRGYDLPKRSRREGPVPVISSSGYSGNHNEAKVDAPGVVTGRYGTIGEVYYIEENFWPLNTALYVRSFHGNDPLFISYFLRTLNFEAYTDKAAVPGINRNHLHQERVVIPEPEEQQRIASVLRLLDDRIALNRRMNRTLEALAASLFRQRFVAFEGQGPLVDSGTPLRAIPEGWVVRPIGDVLKTVGGSTPSTKVAEFWDGGSVHWTTPKDLSSLDTPVLLDTARQITEAGLAKISSGLLPAGTVLMSSRAPVGYLAIAEIPVAVNQGYIAFPPSDEFSNLFILFWLRANMDRIVGRAGGTTFKEISKRGFRPMLMAVPPAELRAEFETVARPLYDRIVANEKQSRTLAALRDELLPELISGRLRVPETLDDLI
- a CDS encoding type I restriction endonuclease subunit R; this translates as MSQRVTENTVEEAAIAYFAGETKAAGQTLEGLGYAYQPGLAVEDERGGPAGVVLERRFRAALQRLNPDLSSDTLDLAAREVLQPQSAALDEANRRFTRQLQRGVEVEVRTEHGTRGARVRLVDYDNAEANDWLVVNQLTVEEQTANRNVRRPDLVVYLNGLPVAVAELKNVAGSKTELADAWQQFETYKDQIPSLFVYNVALVLSDGRQAHVGSLTAPLRRFGPWRTMPDGSVAPEAAPALRTLVEGFFAPAAFLDVARHFQVWETDPDSGRLVKKLAADHQRRAVNRALGEIKTAIAEDSARGGVVWHTQGSGKSVSMAFLAAKALVTPSLKTPTVLVLTDRTALDDQLFGQFAAVRDLLPAPEQAETREHLRDLLATRAGGIVFSTLQKFGTRKDEAMPVLTERRNVIVLADEAHRSHYDFTDGLARNLRDALPHATFVGFTGTPLELSDRSTSNVFGDYVDTYTISEAIADDVIVPLSYENRLATLDLPEEAESFLDEGFEEVTEDQEIFDVARIQRKWKQLEAVVGLPARLRVVAKDIVAHYERRIETLEGKAMVVGMSRRICAELYREIVKLRPEWHSDKDEEGQIKVVITGSASDEALIAQHVRSKARRAVIEKRFKEPIGEVERRNAEARQQAEELGQPPPAPEVPLRLVIVRDMWLTGFDVPSAHTLYVDKPMQGHSLMQAIARVNRVFADKPGGLIVDYIGLADPLRKAVETYSRYNDQPTLPIDEALGALRTAVGRVRDLFHGFDLRDRYVEGGQTERVEVYNEALDHLFGLGTATDERGRERTGPERYHDAMASLRKAAGLALHLEAARDLRDEIALYEQLQQSVRKQKKTGGAGASDKRAVDFALRRLVSASVHTDEVVDLFEMAGLEHPDLSILSDAFLERVRAVPHENLQRELLERIVRDQIRSQRRQNVVQADRFSEALKATLNRYHNRSLETAQVIAELIELAKTIRALPDRAAELGLTNDELAFYDALAAQDGVTDVMDDDALGAIAKSLADTIRRSATIDWTKKEAVRARMRARVKRLLRRHGYPPEKQESAVETVIHQAEVLASTTAAS